The following proteins are co-located in the Vanessa cardui chromosome 15, ilVanCard2.1, whole genome shotgun sequence genome:
- the LOC124535862 gene encoding mitochondrial import inner membrane translocase subunit TIM44 produces the protein MHSCRQLIYSSARWKCSLPINLKTSVIPFKPEQCTVFECRNYSARKGFFSSIIENIKEDIAKNKEMKDNIKKFREEAQKLENSEALQAARKKFHAVESEASKSSEVLKETLEGIKGKMGHVLEEASKTDIVRKAGKITEDISKTAKDAAESLADKGQKLGKTSAFKTISQATEVVKNEMAPKGLEGRVYTSPTTLRKRVEVAADERTVTPDTETLGVELHRDSKFYQQWEDFKNNNQYVNKVLDWKIKYEESENPVFKASRFVTDKVSNLFGNLFEKTELSNTLTEICKVDPSFTAQKFLEDCANDIIPNILEAMVRGDLVILKDWCYEGVYNILATPMNQCKQLGYRLDSKILDIENIELVMGKMMDQGPVLVITFQSQQIMCVRDGKNNVIEGDPNKVMRVNYVWVLCRDPQELNPKAAWRLLELSANSVEQLI, from the exons atg CATTCTTGTCGACAATTAATATACAGTTCAGCTCGCTGGAAATGTTCTTTACCTATAAACTTAAAAACTTCAGTTATTCCTTTTAAGCCAGAgcag TGTACAGTTTTCGAATGTCGCAACTATTCAGCACGAAAGGGATTTTTTTCCTCAATAATAGAAAACATCAAGGAGGATATTGCCAAAAATAAGGAAATGaaagataacattaaaaaatttagaGAAGAAGCACAAAAATTAGAAAATTCAGAGGCTCTGCAGGCTGCAAGGAAAAAATTTCATGCTGTCGAGTCAGAGGCCTCTAAGAGCTCTGAAGTTTTAAAAGAAACCCTTGAAGGAATCAAGGGTAAAATGGGACATGTTCTAGAAGAAGCTAGTAAAACGGACATTGTAAGAAAAGCTG gtaaaaTTACTGAAGATATATCAAAGACAGCCAAAGATGCAGCTGAAAGTTTAGCAGATAAAGGTCAGAAACTTGGTAAAACTTCAGCTTTTAAGACAATATCACAG GCTACTGAAGTAGTAAAAAACGAAATGGCGCCAAAGGGTCTAGAAGGTCGAGTCTACACATCGCCAACTACTCTACGAAAACGAGTCGAG GTGGCAGCGGACGAGCGGACGGTGACGCCGGACACGGAGACGCTGGGGGTGGAGCTGCATCGGGACTCCAAGTTCTACCAGCAGTGGGAGGACTTCAAGAACAACAACCAGTACGTCAACAAG GTTCTCGATTGGAAAATAAAGTACGAGGAATCAGAAAATCCGGTGTTTAAAGCGTCAAGGTTCGTCACGGACAAAGTCAGCAACCTGTTTGGAAACTTGTTCGAGAAGACCGAGCTGTCGAACACGCTCACCGAAATATGCAAAGTCGACCCCAGCTTCACGGCGCAGAAGTTCCTCGAGGACTGCGCCAATGACATCATACCCAACATCCTCGAAGCCATGGTCAGGGGAGATCTGGTTATCCTCAAGGACTGGTGCTACGAGGGAGTGTACAACATCCTGGCGACCCCCATGAATCAGTGCAAGCAGCTCGGATACAGGCTCGATTCGAAGATATTGGACATAGAGAACATAGAATTGGTGATGGGGAAAATGATGGACCAGGGTCCCGTATTGGTGATAACATTCCAGTCGCAGCAGATTATGTGTGTACGGGACGGCAAGAATAATGTAATAGAAGGAGATCCCAACAAAGTGATGAGGGTTAATTATGTGTGGGTGCTCTGCCGAGATCCTCAAGAATTGAACCCGAAGGCAGCTTGGAGATTACTCGAACTGTCGGCGAATAGTGTAGAACAATTGATATAG